The Alteribacter populi genomic sequence AAGCCTGAGGAAGAAGATGATGACGAAGAGGAAGACGAAGATGAAGATGAAGATGACTAAAAAATTTTTTGGAGGAGATGTAAATGAATTTATTAAAATCATTTTGGGACGATGAAAGTGGACAAGCATTAAGTGAGTATGGTGTAATATTAGGCATTATTCTAGTTGGTGTCATCGGAGTCATTGTAACGTTTAGAGAAACGATTATGGGCGTATTTCAATCCATTGTTGAACAACTTGGTAACATCTAATTTTGTTTTGAGAGGGTTTAGAAAATGATATTTTACATTACAATCTTACTTCTAATCATTACAGCTATCGATTTTAGAAAAAGGAAGATTCCAAACCCTCTCATTCTCATTTTATTTTTTAGTATTCTAGCTTATCAATTAACCGTAAATATACATTTCATTGGGCATTATGCCCTTAGTTTTTTTATAACTTTCATTTTGTTTTTCCTATTATATCTTGTTCGTTATCTCGGTGCTGGAGATGTGAAGTTAATTGCTTCATTATCCCTATTTTTTATTTTCCCTTTAACTCTTTATTACTGGCTACTTATAATTAGTTTTGGGGTTATAACTTCTCTAGCCCATGTAGTGTATAAAAAAGGGTGTCAGAGAGTGTCCCAGTTAATAACTAGGGTTTTCTTATTTAATGGAAAGGGGTTACCTCACACGGAGAAAGAAGAGCAAGTGTTATCATTTCCATTTTCAATAGTTATTCTAATTGCTTGGGGAGTGGCGGTAGGATGGTTTCTATAATGAAGAAATTTAAAAAAAATCAGGGTGGCCAAGCTGTAACAGAATTTGCGATCGTTTTACCTGCACTTATTCTTTTAATTGTCGGTGGATTAGTTCTTGGTATCGCAGTATACAATCAGGTAGTAGTAGTAACAGCCGCGAATCAGGGCGCACGACTTGGAGCTGCATTATCAGCAGATGAAGATATCCCGATGCATGTTGCGGCTAGTCGTGCCAAGAACTCTACAGAAAGTGCATTATCTACTACGACTGGTCAGTGCAACCCAGCAAGCGCCGGACCTAGTGCGAATGGTCAAAGCTTTGAGGTTGATGTTACTTGCCAATACGCTCTTCCGATTCCTTTCATGAATACGAGTCCGTTGACGCTTCAACATCGAGCTAGCTATCATATCTTTGAGTGAGTGTGATCAATATATGTTAAATGAAAAAGGATTAGTAGTTCCTTTAGTTGCGGTTTTAATCCCTGTATTCTTAGGTGTGATAGGATTAATGGTGGATGTTGGGTTTATGGCAACGAACTATTTTAAATTAGCTAATGCCGTTGACTCCGCAGCATACGCTTCTTTAGATGGCTATGATCGGGAAGCATGGGAAGAAAATGAAATCATTGTCATTGACGGCCAAGGTGCGAAACAATTAGCCGAAAGATATTTAAATGAGAATATGGCAGAAGCAAAGTTAACCTCCTTTGAAGTGGATGACACTTCAGTAACCATTGAAGCAGAAGCGACTTCCCCTGTTTTCTTTATGAAATTATTTGGTTTTACAGATCGATCGATAACTGCGTTAGCAGGAGCTGATTTAACTGATCCCAATTAAATTCTTGTGTCAATGAAGGAGCGTGAATAATTAATGAGTTCAAATCAAAGTTTGGCTTCAAATGGATTAGATCAAACATTCTGGCTTTCAAAACCTCCAAAGAAATTGGAGAAACAATTTAAAAAACATGCTATACCGGTTTTTCCAATCAATAGCTCAATCCCAATAGAGTTAGATGGAGAGAAATACTATATTGTTGGGAATGGCCATGACTATGACTACGTATTCTACCCTTTATTTGATATTTATCGCGAAGATGGCACTATAGAGAGGGATGAAGGGAAAGCACAATTTATTCATAAGACAGTTGCTATTTTACGTGCTTGTACAGCATTAGAAGTTGTGAGTACCGAGTGGGGAAAGCAAGGCAATAGTTTACCTCAAAAACATAAGGTCGTAGAGAATGTTAGCTCAAACCTTTCTGAAGGAACAGATTTGCTAGACCCTTTAATCGAACTTTTTCAAGATCAAAAAAAATATCAAGAATTGCTATCTTTTCAAAAGATGATGACAATTGCCAAAAAGGTTAAAGATAAACAAAATGTGAACAAAGAAGATGCTGAATGTTTAATTCAAGAGTTTAAGCAGTTTTGGAAAGAGTTTCAGTGTCGAGCAAAACATCTTTACTTACTTTTTGAAATAAACCCATCATTATTACATCAATGCAACATGATTGAAGATTCTCCAGAAAAGGAGTGGCTTTTAAGTGTAGCTAAAGAGTCAGGGTATTTACATCCACTGTTTTTTAGTTTTAGTGATATGATGTCAAATAAACGAGAAACGCGCCCTTTTTCAAGTGATCTCTTAACGATGATTGATTGGCACTATCAACTCATGCGTTCAGATCGAATTCAAATTAATGATGTTAAACTTTCAAAATTAGAGCAGGTAATTTATCCTGTATTTAAATGGTTAATGGCTTTTTGCAAATGGTTTGTAATCCCTGTTGCACTGTTAGGGTTTTTAGTCACAGGCTTCAACTTTGCTATTCTAGTGTTTCCCGGCCTTTTTCTCTTTCTTTATTTACCGATATATCGTCAATTTAGTAAGCGGTTAAAGATTAAGCTCTATTACCGTTACGTTGAAAGTCACCTTTACAAACATCTGAAGGATGACAATATAAAGCAAGATGATTATTTACATACAGAAACAATGAAAGACGAATTTGAACCTTTTGAAGTAACTGGTAGCACTATTAATGAATCAGTTGGAATTATCCTATTTGCTGGTTTACCAATGACTGTTCTAGGCTTATATTTCGTTTTGATTCAGGGAAAATCATTAAGTGGAATAGAAGGTGTTTTTGTTTTTGGAGGTTTAGCAATTACGATCTTCTCAGTTATCATGCCTTATTTAAAAATGAGTCAACGTACACTTCGATTTAAAGAGCAGTATGTTATCTATAACCGTAACGAGGTATGGCCACAAGAACTAATTAATGTTACTTGGAAGCCTGAAAGTAAGGCGTTAGCACTTGAAACTATTAATAAAGTTACTTACAAATTTGTATTAAATAAAGATCAAATACCTGGTTCTATAACTAAAGTTAAAGAATGGGCAGAAGGTAATAACGTGCCTTTTGAGATAGATGAGAAATAGAGGAGTATGTGCTATGAAAAAATACCTTTTTACTTTCAGTTTAATTTTACTTATTGTTGGCTGTTCAACTAAAGAAACTATGGAAGAAGAGTATACTTTATTTTGGGATACGCGTGAAGAAGTGGACCCGTACCCTACTTACCGTTTATTTGTAGACAGCTTCATGGAAGAGGGAGATTTAGAAGAGGTCGAAGCAAATTACCAAATTGCATTAGAGCAATTAAGCGAAGCTATTCGAATTATTGAATCTTTAGAGTTTGAGACATCTGAAGTGGTAGAAATAAATGATCTCTATGTTAAAAGCTTACAGGAATATAAAAACAGTGTTCAATTATTTGAAGATAGCCTTCAAGAAGCGATTAATGATAATTCAGATGATCGAATAGAAGCCTTCAGAGAGCATACTTATAATGCGAATGTTTATCAGGCTAGGCTTTTGAACCGTGAGATAGAATCGGGCATCCGAGGTGAAGACCACATAACACCTGAAATGGAGAGTTTCATAGATGAATATCTTGAATAACTAGGTAGAAGGCAGGAGCAATCCTGTCTTTATTTACTGTTTTTCATTGTTCATAAGGGATGGATTTGGGCACTTCTACCATGTCAGGTTTCTCTTCAAGTTACGGTTCGTTTGGCAATTACGTCACTGCAAGGGGATGTAACGGCGACTGGGATTTTAGTTATATCCGTTATTGTTGTTGTGCGAGAAGGAAGTTTATGAAACCAAGTCATTGACAGGAATGTTACTACTTTTTCCTGGATTTTGGGGAGGAATTGCTTTGACCACCCCAGAATGGAACGAAAAATTTACAAGTTTTACGGTTGTAATCACTTCGGTTTTATTAATTTTCTTTCTATATTTTTGTATATGGAAAAAATACACAGACCCAAGGTGGTATGCATTATTTTAGCTTTATGTGGAGATTTATCCGCTATTTTTATGTTGATCCTTTCCTGGAGACTAGCAGGTGAGCCTCAGTGGTTAGTTCTTATTCAAATAAGGGAAATAGCATGAGTGTTATTCCTAAATTAATACAGTGATTTAAAAAAAGTGAGACTATAGAATAGTTAATTCGTACATTACATATAAGGAGAAGGTATTATGAAGGGGAAATTATACTACGGGATTATGCTTGGAATGTGCATTGTTTTGGTAGTCGGCTGTTTGAATGACGAAGCAGCTGATACTGTTGACTCTTCTAAAGAAACTGAAGTAGATGTACAAGAAAATGGAGGAGATTCAATTGAAGAGGATGAGGAGCAAGGGGAAGGTAATGAGGACGATGCCAAGGAAGAAGAAAAGCTTGGTGTATTCCGTGAAGATGTGATGATAGAGGGAACGATAGAGGTTACTGATGATAAGATTGTGGTGATGGAGAGAGTAATCTTGTTGAGGGGACAGTTGTAATAGGACAGATGTACTATAACCCATTTCGGGTTCGAGCGCCGATTGGACCACCGGGAGAGCGGGTGGAAGCAGAGAGTGACGGTTCATTTACGATCGAGTTCAACCATCCAAATGGAGATTGGCGATTTATAGATGTAGAGCTGGAGGTTGTCCCTTTATCCCAGACTACCAAATTAAGAGAAGTGTATGGAGACAGGGGAGAACATCTAAGTGGTCCTTTAGTTTACCAGGTAGATACAGGAGGAAGTACATATTCACAAAAAGCCATGATCTCCCAGATAATTGCCTATGGAGAAAGTGAAGAATTTGAATTTGATATTGTTCAGACGGAAAGAAAAGAGGTACCGGATGATTACGGTGATCCCGAAGTTTGGGTCGAAACGGAATTTACCAATGATCATGAATATTTTTATATAAAGGGTGAGTCGAACTTATTTGAAGGGATGCCGATTAGAGCATGGTACTATGAATCTCCTGATGCAAGACTGCCGCAAATAATAGGTCCGCCTTACTTCACAATAGTAGAACCGGATGGAACGTTTTTATTGATCGTTCGATATACAGGTCTCTCGGAAGAAGGGTTCATCTTGGTCGAAACCGATGGATACTCTAGGAATATGAGAACGAAATCACAAGAAGTTTATGGAGGTAACTTTGAGAAAATGAGTGGGGAGCATGTGGTAAAAGAAGACGGGAGAAACAATATTCAAATAAAGTTGTACCCGGATGTGCCAGATGTAAAGGCTCCTGAGGAAGTAGAGCTTTCCACAGATGAAGATGAAACAAAAGTTCAGGTACCAGACGATGTACTCTTTGAATTTGATGAAAGTGACCTTAAGTTGGAAGCCGAGAACGTTCTAGATGAAATTAATAATATACTAGAAGGGTTAGAAGACGAGACTGAAATTAAAATTAACGGTCATACTGACAATCAAGGCGATCCGGACTATAATCTTAACTTATCAGAAAAACGGACCCAATCGGTTAAAGACTACTTAGATGAAAACGGAGATATAAGTAATCTTGTTATTGAAACAGAAGGATTTGGAGAAACAAAGCCGCTAGAATCGAATGAAGATTTAGATGGACAAAAGAGAAACCGGCGTGTCGAGATTGTGGTTAATACTAAGGAAGATTAACTATTAGGCTTTCACTTAAAGGTGCCTGACCCCCACCGCATTAACGCGGTGGGGGTCAGGCACTGTTTACCCATACCAATTAAAATGTTCATCGTTTAAGTTAACCCATACGCTCTTTGTTTCTGTGTACATGTCTATTGCTTGTATGCCTAGCTCTCTGCCAAATCCGCTTTGTTTGGTTCCTCCAAACGGTGCAACGCTATCTAGCATACTGAAGGTATTTACATAGACTGTTCCTGCTTTTAATCCTTTTGCCATTCGATGTACTCTTTTTAGGTTCTCGGTCCAAACTCCGGAAGCTAAACCATAAACGGTGTCGTTTGCTTTTTTCAAAGCGTCCTCTTCGTCTTTAAATCGAATAACGGATAATACGGGGCCAAAAATCTCTTCTTTTGCAATTGTCATATCGCTCGTGACATTTTCAAAAATGGTTGGTGTAAAGAAATACCCGTTTTCGTTAGTTTTACACCGCTCGCCACCAAGGGCAAGGTGAGCTCCTTCTTCTAACCCAGTTGCTACATATTGTTCAATACGTTCTAATTGTTGTAATGAGACTTGTGGACCCATTTGTGTTGTTTGGTCCAATGGGTTTCCAACCTTAATGTTTTTTGCTTTTTTAATAAATTCATCCATGAATTGATCATAGACACTGTCCTGTACAAACATTCTAGAGCCCGAAGCGCATACTTGCCCTTGTCCAAAATAGATGCCAAACATTGAGCCGTTGACAGCGTTTTCAATATTAGCATCATCAAAAATGATGTTTGGAGATTTTCCTCCAAGCTCTAAGCTTACAGGCTTTAGATTTTTACTTGCTGCTTGCATAATTAATTTCCCTGTATTCGTTGATCCAGTAAATGCAATTTTATTTACATCAGGGTGTGAAGAAAGAGCATTTCCTGCCTCGCTACCATAGCCCGGAACGACATTTATAACACCATCAGGGATACCGGCTTCTTGAAAAATCTTCACCATTTCTAAAATACTAACTGGTGTTTGTTCTGCAGGCTTAATAACGATTGTGTTTCCAGCAGCTAGTGCAGGAGCTAACTTCCACATTGTTAACATAAGTGGAAAGTTCCATGGCACGATTGCACCGATGACGCCTAAAGGTTCTTTTAGTGTGAAATTAAACCGATCACTAGGAGAAGCCAAGGTCTCTCCTTGAACTTTATTGGCAAGACCCGCATAAAACTCTAGGACATCAATCATAGCAGGAATAGCAATAAATTTAGTTTCCTTAATAGGAAGACCGTTTCCTCTAGACTCTATTTCAGCTAAATCATCTGCTTTTCTCCATAATTCTTGAGCAACCTTATTTAATAAGCGTCCCCTGTCACTAGGAGACATTTCATGCCAAGGCCCAGATTCAAAAGCTTTTCTTGCAGCTTTGACTGCTAAATCAATATCATCCGCTCTTCCTTCAGCAACAATATCATTTACTTCTCCTGTAGCAGGATTAAATGAATTAAAGGTTTCTCCAGATACAGAATCTACCCATTTTCCGTCAATAAATAACTGGTATGAACGATTCATAGCATAGATTTCTCCTTTTCATTAAAAATAGTGTAGAGACTCTAGTAGTTATCCCTGTAGACCTAGGTTACTTTTCGGTATTCAGTCTGTATTCTACTAACCTTATCAACGGCTTCTTTTTGGTTATTAGCCAAAACATCGGATGGAAGACCTCGGATTGCTTCACTAAATGGATCTTGACTTACTTTACTCTGTAAACCACTTAATGACTCTATTATTCTGAGAGTGCAAAACGGTACGTATGAGGGACTATATCCACCTTCATGGCAAGCGACTAATCGTCCATCACAATG encodes the following:
- a CDS encoding Flp family type IVb pilin; the encoded protein is MNLLKSFWDDESGQALSEYGVILGIILVGVIGVIVTFRETIMGVFQSIVEQLGNI
- a CDS encoding prepilin peptidase, which translates into the protein MIFYITILLLIITAIDFRKRKIPNPLILILFFSILAYQLTVNIHFIGHYALSFFITFILFFLLYLVRYLGAGDVKLIASLSLFFIFPLTLYYWLLIISFGVITSLAHVVYKKGCQRVSQLITRVFLFNGKGLPHTEKEEQVLSFPFSIVILIAWGVAVGWFL
- a CDS encoding TadE/TadG family type IV pilus assembly protein is translated as MKKFKKNQGGQAVTEFAIVLPALILLIVGGLVLGIAVYNQVVVVTAANQGARLGAALSADEDIPMHVAASRAKNSTESALSTTTGQCNPASAGPSANGQSFEVDVTCQYALPIPFMNTSPLTLQHRASYHIFE
- a CDS encoding TadE/TadG family type IV pilus assembly protein; protein product: MLNEKGLVVPLVAVLIPVFLGVIGLMVDVGFMATNYFKLANAVDSAAYASLDGYDREAWEENEIIVIDGQGAKQLAERYLNENMAEAKLTSFEVDDTSVTIEAEATSPVFFMKLFGFTDRSITALAGADLTDPN
- a CDS encoding OmpA family protein; translation: MYYNPFRVRAPIGPPGERVEAESDGSFTIEFNHPNGDWRFIDVELEVVPLSQTTKLREVYGDRGEHLSGPLVYQVDTGGSTYSQKAMISQIIAYGESEEFEFDIVQTERKEVPDDYGDPEVWVETEFTNDHEYFYIKGESNLFEGMPIRAWYYESPDARLPQIIGPPYFTIVEPDGTFLLIVRYTGLSEEGFILVETDGYSRNMRTKSQEVYGGNFEKMSGEHVVKEDGRNNIQIKLYPDVPDVKAPEEVELSTDEDETKVQVPDDVLFEFDESDLKLEAENVLDEINNILEGLEDETEIKINGHTDNQGDPDYNLNLSEKRTQSVKDYLDENGDISNLVIETEGFGETKPLESNEDLDGQKRNRRVEIVVNTKED
- a CDS encoding aldehyde dehydrogenase family protein, yielding MNRSYQLFIDGKWVDSVSGETFNSFNPATGEVNDIVAEGRADDIDLAVKAARKAFESGPWHEMSPSDRGRLLNKVAQELWRKADDLAEIESRGNGLPIKETKFIAIPAMIDVLEFYAGLANKVQGETLASPSDRFNFTLKEPLGVIGAIVPWNFPLMLTMWKLAPALAAGNTIVIKPAEQTPVSILEMVKIFQEAGIPDGVINVVPGYGSEAGNALSSHPDVNKIAFTGSTNTGKLIMQAASKNLKPVSLELGGKSPNIIFDDANIENAVNGSMFGIYFGQGQVCASGSRMFVQDSVYDQFMDEFIKKAKNIKVGNPLDQTTQMGPQVSLQQLERIEQYVATGLEEGAHLALGGERCKTNENGYFFTPTIFENVTSDMTIAKEEIFGPVLSVIRFKDEEDALKKANDTVYGLASGVWTENLKRVHRMAKGLKAGTVYVNTFSMLDSVAPFGGTKQSGFGRELGIQAIDMYTETKSVWVNLNDEHFNWYG